ATGGTGCGCGATGCGCACGCACTCGACGCTCTCCGCGCCAGCAACTGGCACTCTGCCCGGCGGATTCACCACCGCATCGGACCCAAGGATTTGGTTCTGAAGAACCACAACGTCAAGAAGTCATTAGCCACCTCAAGGAGAGATCATGGCAAACATCTATGAAAACGCCACCACGCTGGTTGGCAACACCCCGCTCGTAAAGATCAACAACCTCGGCGAAGAGAATGGCGCAACAGTGCTGGCCAAGCTGGAGTTCTACAACCCAGCAAACTCAGTCAAGGATCGCATCGCGGTTGCCATCATCGATGCAGCCGAGGAGTCCGGCCAGCTCACCCACGGTGGCACTATCGTCGAAGCAACCTCGGGCAACACCGGAATTGGGCTCGCTTGGGTTGGCGCTGTGCGCGGTTACAAGGTGATCCTCACGATGCCTTCCTCCATGTCCAAGGAACGCCGCGCACTGCTTCGCGCATTCGGCGCTGAACTCGTTTTGACTGAGCCCGCCGGCGGCATGAAGGGCGCTGTTGAGAAGGCTAACGAAATCGTTGCAGCCACCCCCGGCGCCATCCTCGCTTCGCAGTTCGCAAATGAAGCAAACCCAGCTATTCATGAGAAGACCACTGGTGAAGAGATCTGGGCTGATACTGACGGCAAGATTGACTACTTCGTTGCAGGCGTTGGCACCGGCGGCACCATCACCGGCGCTGGTCGCGCGCTGCGCCGCCACAACCCGGACGTCAAGCTCGTCGTCGTCGAACCCGCAGAATCACCACTGCTTTCCGAAGGCAAGGCTGGCCCGCACAAGATCCAGGGCATTGGCGCGAACTTCGTACCAGATGTCCTCGATACCGACCTGTATGACGAGGTCATCGCAATCCCAAGCGATGACGCCATCGCTACTGCGCGTGATGCTGCCACCAAGGAAGGCCTTCTGGTTGGCATTTCATCGGGTGCAGCCCTCAATGCCGCACTTCAGATCGCCAAGCGCCCCGAGGCGGCTGGCAAGACGATCGTGGCAATCGTTCCCGACTTCGGCGAACGCTACCTCTCCACACCACTCTTCGAAGGTCTGCTCGACTGATCTCACGGCTATGCATGCCTAGAGCTCTCCGCTCAGCAACCCCCGAGCACAGCTGAATATATCGAGTTACGCCCCCAATGTGGTCATGAATAGATCATCTGGGGGCGTAATCCGTATGATCAACTCAAGATCGTTGCAACAATGGTCTTTTCACAGCGCAACACAGGGAGATCACATGGGCGGAAGATTCCATCGTTTCATGAAGACTCTGCACCAAGATCTTCAGGCCGCCCGAGACCATGACCCGGCCGCGCGATCAAACGTGGAAGTCGCCCTCGGATACCCAGGAGTGCACGCCGTGTGGGCGTACCGGATTGCCCATGCCGTGTGGGTGCACTATCCCGCATTCAAACTTCCCGCTCGCTTGTTCTCACAATTCGTTCGAGCCATGACTGGCATCGAAATTCACCCCGGAGCAACGATCGGTCCGCGCCTCTTCATTGATCACGGCATGGGCGTTGTTATTGGGGAAACCGCCGAACTCGGCGCCGACTGCATGCTCTATCACGGCGTGACCCTCGGTGGCACATCCCTGAAGGCAACCAAGCGGCACCCAACGCTTGGCGACGACGTCGTCGTGGGCGCTGGAGCGAAAGTTCTGGGCCCGATTCTCATCGGAGACGGTGCCCGAATCGGAGCGAACGCCGTTGTGGTGCATGACGTTCCGGCGCATGCGACGGCCGTGGGCGTCCCTGCCAAGAACAGGGAGCCCGCCCCCACCGGATTCTGGATCGACCCAGCTATCTATATCTAGTTGCTATCTGCATCTGACTGTGGGATCTAGCTCGAAACTGGGCGATCTCGATAAGTCTTCTGCACCTAGCTCAGCGTTGCTCTTCGTAGGCGCTAATCAGATCGATGCGGCGCTGATGGCGCGGATCCCCACTAAATGGCGTTTCAAGGAACGCGAGAACGAACTCTAGTGCCTCTTCAGGCTGGTGCATTCGGGCGCCGATCGAAATGACGTTGGCATTGTTGTGCTCGCGGCCCAGCTGTGCCGTCTCCTTGTTCCAAGCGAGAATCGAGCGAATACCGGCCACTTTGTTCGCGGAGATCTGCTCGCCGTTGCCCGATCCTCCCAGCACAATACCGAGCGAGCCAGGGTCTGCCGCCACTGCTTCGGCGCAGGGGATGCAGGTAGTTGGGTAATCGTCGAGTGAATCGTAGACGTCCGATCCGTGATCTACTACCTCGTAGCCAGCGGACTGTAGCTGCGGGACTAGGAACTCCTTGAGTTCGAATCCAGCATGGTCTGTTGCAATATGAACACGCATGAACCCATGGTAGATGTTTTCGCAGGCCGATGAACGCAAAGATCGAGCGTGTACGGCTGCGTATGCTGTGAACATGACGATTTCTGACAAGCACTTGGCTGCCGTTCTTTCAGGCGCCGATCCCACCGTGCGTCCGCAAGATGATCTATTTCGCGCTGTGAACGGCGCGTGGCTTGACTCCCATGAGATCCCCAGTGATCTCGCTTCCGATGGTTCGTTCATGGCTCTTGTCATTCAAGCTGAAGAACAAGTTCGAACCATCATCGAAGAGATTGCTGAGTCCCGCCCAACTTCCGGTGAACCTGCCCAAATCGCTGGGCTCTTCAACTCTTGGATGGACACGGAGAAGGCCGACGCGTTGGGTACTGCCCCACTCAAGCCAGACCTTGAACTCGTGGATTCAGCGGATACGAAGGATGCATTGGCACGGGCCATCGGCACTCTCATGCCCACAGGCGTGGGTTCGTTCTACGGGCTCGATGTGGATTCAGACCTTAACGATCCCACCCGCTACATCACATTCTTGTACCAGTCCGGAATTGGGTTGCCAGATGAGGCTTACTACCGTGAACCCCAATTCGCGGAAGTGCTGGGCAAGTATAAGGACTTCATGATTTCCTTCCTCGCGCTGGGCTACGGCCTAAGTGAGGAGCAGGCCCGCGAGGCTGCCAGTACCGTTTTTGGCATCGAAGAGCAGATCGCTGCCAAGCACATGAGTGTTGTCGATTCACGTGATACCGACAAGATCAACAACCTCATGACCTTCAGCGCATTTGCCGAATCCGCCGTCGGATTCAACTGGTCTGAGGCGTTGCGCGCTTCTGGGTTCACAGATGAGAAGCTTGCGGAAGTCCTCGTTCTCAATCCTGACGCCCTGCGCGGTGCAGCTGAGGTTTGGGCCACCGCTGAACTGGAGGATCTCAAGGCCTACACAAAGTGGCGAATCCTCCGGTCGCGAGCCAGCTATCTGACCACAGAAATCGACAAGGCGAGCTTCGACTTCTACGGCCGCGTTCTTTCCGGCACCGCTGAGCAGCGCGAGCGCTGGAAGCGTGGCATCCAACTGGTCAACGGATCACTGGGTGAAGCTGTGGGCAAGATCTATGTGGATCGGCACTTCCCACCTGAGCACAAGGAAAAAATGCGGTTGCTGGTTGAGGACCTCCTCGAGGCCTACCGCCGCTCGATCGGCTCATTGGACTGGATGGGTGAAGCCACAAAGGCGAAGGCTCTTGAGAAGGTGGACTCCTTTAACCTGAAGATCGGCTACCCGGACAAGTGGCTTGACTACTCGTCCATGACGATCGGCACAGACCTTACAGAGAATATTCGCCAAGTGACTAGGTTTGAGTTCAACCGTGCGATCAACAAACTCGGAAAGCCTGTTGATCGCAGCGAATGGTTTATGTCACCTCAGACCGTCAACGCCTACTACAACCCCACGTGGAATGAAATCGTGTTCCCAGCTGCGATTCTTCAGTTCCCCTTCTTTGATCCGGAGCGCGACGACGCCCTGAACTACGGTGGCATCGGCGCCGTCATTGGTCATGAGATCGGGCATGGATTCGACGATCAGGGCTCAAAGTACTCAGCTGACGGCTCCTTGAAGAACTGGTGGACTGACCAGGATCGAGGGGAGTTTGAGAAGCGCACCACCGCACTAGTGGCTCAGTACGACGTCTACATCCCTGAGCAGTTCGAAGGCGAGGCGGCACATCACGTACAAGGCGCTCTGACATTGGGTGAGAACATCGGCGATCTGGGTGGCTTGTCCATCGGCCTCAAGGCGTATGGCGTTGCACTTGAGCGTGAAGGTCTCACACTCGAAACAGCCCCTTCAATCGAAGGCTGGACCGGCATTCAGCGAGTGTTCCTCTCCTATGCCCGCATCTGGCAGGAGAAGCGCCGCACTGAGCTGCTCCAGACTCTCATCGCCACAGACCCGCACTCCCCTGCAGAGTTCCGGTGCAACGGTGTGGTCAAGAACGTGGATGCCTTCGCCACGGCATTTGACCTAACTGAGGGCGACGCTCTCTACCTACCTCCAGAAGAACGGGTGCGCATCTGGTAGTGCTTGATGGTTGGGGAGGTTGAAGCTCACGCTTCAACCTCCCCAACGCACCCCCACCCAACCGCCCGATGGGCGCGTCTCCCCTCGACTCGCGTAGGCTAGTGGGCGGAAAACTTAGCAGAAAGGACACTCATGCCGGGCACAAACCTGACGCGTGAAGAAGCCGCCATTCGATCGGGGCTCGTAACCACCGAGGCCTACACAATTGCGCTTGATCTAGCCGGAGAATCGGAGACCACCTTCGGTTCCGTTACTGAGATTGAGTTCTCAGCCAAGCCGGGTACCTCCACCTTCCTTGACATCATCGCTCACAGCATTGAGCGAGTTGTACTCAACGGCGAGGATCTTGATACCTCTGCCTATGCGGACTCCCGCTTCCCCATTGCGAATCTGCAGGAGCACAACACCGTCCGTGTCGAGGCGACCATGGACTACTCACATACCGGTGAAGGACTCCACCGATACGTGGATCCTGCCGACGGTGAGGTATACCTCTATTCCCAGTTCGAAGTGGGCGATGCCCGCCGCGTCTTTGCGAACTTCGAACAGCCTGATCTGAAGGCCGTTTACACGTTCACTGTCACCGCTCCGTCGTCGTGGCGCGTGTTCTCCAACTCGCCGTCGCCAGAACCTCAGATTGTGAGCGACGGCGTCGCTACATGGGCTTTCTCCACGACGGAGAAGATGTCCACGTACCTCACCTCAATCGTGGCTGGCCCATACGAGGGGTTCAACAACGATTCCTACATCTCCACCGATGGTCGCGAGATTCCGCTGGGCGTGTGGGCACGCAAGTCCCTTGCCGAATACCTCGATTCGGAGGAGCTGTTCCTCATCACGAAACAGGGCTTCGAGTTCTATGAGGCGAACTACGGCCACCCCTACCCGTTCCGCAAGTACGATCAGATCTTCTGCCCTGAATACAACGCCGGAGCCATGGAGCATCCCGGAAACGTGACTCTGGTTGAGAGCTACGTGTTCCGTACCAAGCCAACCGGCGCGATGATCGATCGTCGCATCATCACGATTCTTCATGAACAAGCCCACATGTGGTTTGGTGACCTCGTCACCATGAAGTGGTGGGATGACCTGTGGCTCAACGAATCATTTGCTGAGTACATGAGCCACCTTGCGGCAGTCGCGAACACGCGCTTGACCGACGCCTGGACCACCTTCCTCACATCGGAGAAGTCCTGGGCAACCTCCGAAGATCAGCTTCCCTCCACGCACCCCATCGCAGCGGACGTCGTAGACCTAGAAACGGTACTCATCAACTTTGATGGCATTACCTATGGCAAGGGCGCATCTGTGCTCAAGCAGCTGGCCGCTTGGGTGGGACTCGACGAATTCCTTGCGGGGGTACGCTCCTATATCGCGAAGTACGCGTGGGGCAACGCCACCTTGGCCGATCTGCTCACAGAACTCGAAGCCGCATCTGGCCGCGATCTGAGCGAATGGACCAAACTGTGGCTGGGCGAATCCGGCGTCAACATCTTCACCCCTGAGGTGAAGGTGGCGGCAGACGGCACGATCGAATCCTTGACCTTGATTCAGGAATCTGACGGACGTTCCTCCCTCCGCCCGCACCGCATGGCCGTTGGCGGATTCGACGTCGTGGATGGCAAGCTCACACGCGTGCTCTCTACAGAACTCGACGTGGATGGTGAGCGTACCGAGGTTGCCGAGTTCGCTGGCAAGAACCGCCCTGGGCTGATCCTTGTCAACGATTATGACTATGCCTACGGAAAGTTCCGGTTGGATCAAGAATCCTTGGCATTCGCGGTTGAGAATCTCGATAAGTTCGCAGTGCAGGATCATCTGGCCCGGACCAGCGTGCTTCTCTCGGCATGGGACATGTGCCGCGACGGTCTGATGCCTGCTTCCGCATACGTTGATATCGCACTCAGAGCCTTGCCAGATGAAACAGACGGCACCGTGTTGCGCTACACACTCGCCCAGGTGAATACTGCGGTGAACCTCTACTCCTCACTGGAGAATAGAGACGGACTGCGGTCCAAGGCAGCTGCAGTGCTCTTCGATATTCTTGCAACATCCGTTGCGGGTTCGGACCACCAGCTTCAGATCGCTGGCGCTGCCATGCGCGCCGCTGAGAGTGAAGAACAGCTTGCCCAGATCGCCGGTTGGCTCGAAGGTGCGCGCGTCCCGTCCGGTTTTGAGGTCGACGCCGAACAGCGTTGGTTGATTATCGTGGCGCTGGCGGCAGCTGGCCAGATTGGCGAGGCAGAGATTGCCGCAGAGTTTGATCGCGACGCAACATCGTACGGCCAGATCTACTCCGCACAGGCACGTGGCGCACTCGCTGATCCAACTGTGCGCGAATCGGTATGGTCGGATATCACGGGCCAGGACGTCTCCAACACCGTGCAACGTAACCTCTGCTTGGGAATCATGCGTTCCTCCGCAGAGTCGATGGTTCCGTTCGCTGAGCGTTACTATGCCGACGCCGAAGCCCAGTGGAACGATCACACCGTGGAGATCGCCAAGAACATGCTCGAGTACGCTTACCCGATTCAACTCGCAGGACGCACCGATCTTGGTGTGGACATCGTGGAGCTTGGACATACGTGGCTAGCTGAGCATAAGGATGCCGCAGCAGCGTGCATTCGCTTGGTCTCAGAGCAGGTGGATCGCGCGGAGCGCGCTGTTCGTGCACAGGCTGCAGACAAGAACTGAAGCTGCAGGTAAGAACTAGAGCGCCAGAGCAAGAGGGAGGCGGACGATAGACATCGTCCGCCTCCCTCTGCATAAGCGCGGTGCAGCTGAGCTGAGCCATGCGCGATCCGTTCTCTGCCCGCTCGCTGCTAGGGCCCTGCGAAAGCAGGGCTGGTCAGACCCCGCCTAGATCTGGCTCTTGTGAGGAATCCACCGTGGCGACTGACAGGAAAGGCTTGCCGCCTTCCACCTTCGGGGCTTGGGCAATCACAGAGACTGCCTCTGGCTTTACCCCCATCACGATCAATGGGGAGCACAACGCGTAGCCCGCCTCCACAGCCACCGATGTATTCCATAGGACAATTGGCTGACCAGCTGTAACGTACTGCCCTTCACGCACCAACGTAGTGAAACCCGCGCCATCCAGCCGGATGGTATCGATACCCAAGTGAACTAGCACGCCTACGCCGGCGTCGGTTCTGATGACGATCCCGTGAGGCTTTGACTTCACAATCGTGCCATCGCACGGCGCAACGACTGTAAGGCCGCCTTGGAAGGGCTCAATCGCTGCTCCGGGCCCCACGAGTCCAGCAGAAAACACCGGGTCGGGAACGTTGGCCATTGGCACCACGTCTCCGGAGACGGGTGCCACAAGCACAAGGCCAGTCACATCAGTCCTTGCGGAGTTCGTTGATTTCGTCCGTCAAATCGTCGGCAACCGGCCCAACAACCACCTGAACCACGGAATCCTGGAGAACAACTCCAAAGGCGCCTGCCTTGCGTAGCGCATCCTCATCCACCGAGGCGGGGTCATTGACCTCCACACGAAGGCGCGTAATGCAGGCTTCAACGTCCAGAACGTTCGGTGCCCCGCCAAGACCAGCCAACAGATTCGAAGCGTCAATGTTCATGACTTCGCTCCTGACTCCGCAATTTCGCGGACCTCTACGATATTCCAATTGAAAGCCTACAGTTTGGCGGGCGATCGTGCCGCACACCCGTGCGAGTTGCGCCAACTGCGATGAAGAATCACGGCTGACGCCCGTTTCTCATCGTGACGCGCGCTCAACGTTCCCGTAACTCTCCCGTAAACGCCTGCACAAGTGACAGCAAGCGTTCGTTCGTGCTCAGATCCTCAACCATCACAGGGTGATTGGAACCATCGGCTAGTGGCACACGCCAGTTCGGGTACTCATTATCCGTACCCGGCTGGTTCTGCGCGCGGCGCTCACCCACTCCGTCCACGAGGGCAACCGCCAGAAGTTCGGCTGGAGTGCGGGCAATGTAGCGGTGCATGGCTTCCACAATCTCTTGCTCGCGCGGGTTCTCCCCCACCAAGCCATATTCATGTAGGCGTGCAAGCATGTGTTGCTTCTCAGCAAGCGCCTCGGCACGTACCTGTTCCACAGGTTCCGTCAAGAGTCCGAGATGTTCGCGTAGCACCACGTGTTCACCGGCAAGATACCCCGCCACAGGCGGCAGATCGTGTGTATCTACCGTGACCAGAGTTTCGCGGCGGTAGTCCGTTGGCCGCCGGAACTGGCCGTCGCTTTCCTGTTCAAACCACATAACGGATGTTCCGAGGATTCCACGAGAACTCAGGTAGTCGCGTACCCATGGCTCCACATTTCCTAGATCCTCGCCCACCACAATCGCGCCGGCGCGCGCTGCTTCGAGCATGAGTACGCCAACCATGGCTTCCTGATCGAAGCGGACGTAGGCGCCCTGCGACGGATCGGCACCTTCGGGAATCCACCACAGACGGAAGAGCCCCATGACGTGATCCACTCGAAGTGCGCCAGCGTGGCGCAGCACAGTCTTGGCCATGTCGCGAAGCGGAGCATAGGCCATCTTGCGAAGAGAATCGGGCCGCCACGGCGGTTGCGACCAGTTTTGGCCCTGCTGGTTATACATGTCTGGTGGGGCGCCCACCGTCACGCCCTGTGCAAAAGCTTCAGGGATAGACCATGTGTCAGATCCTGTGGCGTGCACACCCACCGCGAGATCGTGGAAAATCCCGATGCTCATTCCCGAATCTAAAGCACTACGCTGAGCATCCTCGAGTTGTTGGTCAATGATCCACTGCATCCACGTGTAGAAGTCGATGCGATCAGAAAGCTCCTGACGAACCACCGTTGCAGCTGGTGTATCCGGGCGCGAAAGCTTGGCGGGAAAATCCTCACCGTACTTCTCGCGCAGCGCGCACCAGAATGCGAAGTCCTCCAGGCCTTGCCCCTCGGCGCGTCGGTAGTGTTGAAAATCCCGTTCGCGCGCCTGAGACCGAGGCTGCTCAAAGATGATCTCGAGTGCCTTACGCTTGCCTTCCCATGCCCTGTCACGATCGATAATCCGGTTGTGCAGCGAATCCTCTTTGGCGCGTTCACCGGCCCACCGGACGTTTGACCGAGCCTCAGTTGGCATGTAGCCAACTTCCCGAATATCCTCTGGCCGGATGTAGAGGGGATTAAAGAAACGACGCGTAACCGGGAGGTACGGGGAAGGTGTCATGTGACCTTCGGGTTCGGCGGCATGGAGTGGGTTGATGAGCACGAAGTCTCCGCCCATTGCGCCGAATGCCGAACAGATCTCCTTCAGGTCTGCCGTATCGCCCACTCCCCAAGATTCGCGTGAGCGGACCGAGTACAGCTGCACCATAGCTCCCCAGCTACGTGCGCCGCGTGAGGACGGCGTCGGCAGCATCTGTGGCACTGCGATGAGCGGCGCTTCCACCAAAACTTGTGCGCCTTCTTCACCCCATCCGCAACTTGTTGCAAGGGTGATTGTGGCACCCAGCGTGTGATATCCGAGCGGCAGATCCTCGGGAACTGCAAAGGACGCCTGCCCCAGCACCACCCCATCAACTTCGCGTGGCGGAGTGAAATCCTCGATCTGGGCGAGCCATCGAACCTGGCCTGACTCCTCCGTGACCTGCACGGATACAGAGGAACCGTGCGGCAGGTGTACCGGAATTGTGTACTGGCCGTGAACCCGCACGATTGTGCATTCTGGCAACACTTCGCGCCACGGTTTGAGTACTGAGTCTTTGATCGCTTGTTCTGCTGACGACGTCGTCGCAGCGTCTGCGCCCATCGCGGCAAGCACCTTAATGAGTGTCTCATCAGCGACTTGCGTCAGAGATCCGCCGAAAGCCCAGTATTCCGTGTCTACTCCATACGCCTCTGCAAGCGAGCACAATAGCTCTCTGCTTGGAGCACTCTTCATCAATGCCACCCTCCGCGGCTTGCTGGGTCTTCATCGACCCGACTACCGACAATCTTGCCAGATTCTGCAAGTTTTTTCAGCATCCTGACAGTACTTCTTACACAGCCGTAGGTCGGGGCGCTTCCAGCTAACCCTATGCCTTGGCATTGAGGAGCAATCGGCTTCTTCCGAATGCTGGAAGCATGGGGCTTATCACGTTTTGCCGGCCACAACAGGGGACTTTCTTCACATCGCGAGGTGACAAGTTCACACGCCGTGCAGCTCGCTCTCAAGTAAAATGGCAGAGTCTTTAGTACTGCCGAGAAAGGTCGCTGCGGATGCCCAGCACTATCCTTCTGCCGGATTGCGACACGGAACCACTTGCCTCATTGCTCAACCCATTGCGGCTACAACGCGTCGGAGACAAACGGTATGTGGGATCCAACTTGCCTCAGCTTTCTGGCCGCGTCTATGGCGGCCAAGTCTTGGCGCAAGCGACTCTGGCGGCAGCTGACACCGTGCCAGGCGGCCCTGAGGAACGGCTCGCCCATTCCATTACCGCAGCATTCCTTCGGCCCGGGGCCATTGACGTTCCCACTGAATTCGAAGTGACGGAGCTCAACGACGGGCGATCGTTTTCCACACGAAGTACTCGCGCACTTCAGAACGGGCGCATCATATTTAGCGCTCGTGTATCCTTCCAGCTTCGCCAGCCGGGTCCTTCCTACGGCACGCCCATGCCTACCGCCCCTGCACCCGAGACCCTGCCATCTTCGGTGGACTTCTTCTACCAGATGAACAACGCTCTTGGGCGTATCATGTCCAGCACGAACGCCATGGACATGCGTTTTGTTGACGGGAACATCTTTACCACGGTGGCGGAGAAGCGCGATCCACACACAATGATTTGGATGCGAACGCGTTCACCCATGCCCGACGGAACATCCCGGCTCCTTCAACGCGCGATGCTCGGGTATGCCGCCGATCAGATCATGCTTGAACCGGTTATGCGCGCAACTGGCTTGCAGTGGAGCGATCCAAACATGTCACTGGCCACGTTGGATCACTCAATATGGTGGCACCGCAACTTTGATATCTCGGACTGGATTCTGGCTGATCTGGAGAGCCCATCGGCACAAAATGGCCGTGGTTTGACCATTGCTAAGTTCTATCAGCATGGCAAGCACATTGCCACAATGTCCCAGGAGGGCATGGTTCGCATCCGGACCGTAACTAATCAGGACGATTAATTGTGAGACCTAAGCGCCTCATGAGCAGAAGCTGGTCGAATCGCACGCAGTCGAGACGGAGAGACCCGGACTGCACGGAGTTAGTGTAAGTGGACTCGACGGGTACGTACTCAGCCGGTTCTGACACGCTGGTCGAGCGCCTGACACCGTTCACGTGCATATGAACAAGAAATGGTGTGGGACCATAACATTACGTCATGGTCCCACACCATTAGCTTACGTGGCACGTAGTGCCACAGCCTTATTGGGAGACAGGTTCGCTTGGCTCGGCGCGCTCATCAGGCGTCCTCACAGACGGCGGTTCCACAGAGTTCAGTTCCTCAGAGGAACGGTTCCGGATCATGTGCACCACGGCAACGAGAATCGCCACCACGAAGACGATGGATCCTGCGATGTAGGCGAAGTTTCCGATCTGGTAAAGCGCGTTCGCGCCAGAGGCGACAACTGAACTAGTCACGAGTCAGCTTCCTATAGGTAGTTGCTGCCGGACGGCTGGCATCGATGCCCAGACGTTCAACCTTATTCTTCTCGTAGGATTCGAAGTTGCCTTCGAACCAGTAC
The DNA window shown above is from Changpingibacter yushuensis and carries:
- the malQ gene encoding 4-alpha-glucanotransferase — its product is MKSAPSRELLCSLAEAYGVDTEYWAFGGSLTQVADETLIKVLAAMGADAATTSSAEQAIKDSVLKPWREVLPECTIVRVHGQYTIPVHLPHGSSVSVQVTEESGQVRWLAQIEDFTPPREVDGVVLGQASFAVPEDLPLGYHTLGATITLATSCGWGEEGAQVLVEAPLIAVPQMLPTPSSRGARSWGAMVQLYSVRSRESWGVGDTADLKEICSAFGAMGGDFVLINPLHAAEPEGHMTPSPYLPVTRRFFNPLYIRPEDIREVGYMPTEARSNVRWAGERAKEDSLHNRIIDRDRAWEGKRKALEIIFEQPRSQARERDFQHYRRAEGQGLEDFAFWCALREKYGEDFPAKLSRPDTPAATVVRQELSDRIDFYTWMQWIIDQQLEDAQRSALDSGMSIGIFHDLAVGVHATGSDTWSIPEAFAQGVTVGAPPDMYNQQGQNWSQPPWRPDSLRKMAYAPLRDMAKTVLRHAGALRVDHVMGLFRLWWIPEGADPSQGAYVRFDQEAMVGVLMLEAARAGAIVVGEDLGNVEPWVRDYLSSRGILGTSVMWFEQESDGQFRRPTDYRRETLVTVDTHDLPPVAGYLAGEHVVLREHLGLLTEPVEQVRAEALAEKQHMLARLHEYGLVGENPREQEIVEAMHRYIARTPAELLAVALVDGVGERRAQNQPGTDNEYPNWRVPLADGSNHPVMVEDLSTNERLLSLVQAFTGELRER
- the pepN gene encoding aminopeptidase N codes for the protein MPGTNLTREEAAIRSGLVTTEAYTIALDLAGESETTFGSVTEIEFSAKPGTSTFLDIIAHSIERVVLNGEDLDTSAYADSRFPIANLQEHNTVRVEATMDYSHTGEGLHRYVDPADGEVYLYSQFEVGDARRVFANFEQPDLKAVYTFTVTAPSSWRVFSNSPSPEPQIVSDGVATWAFSTTEKMSTYLTSIVAGPYEGFNNDSYISTDGREIPLGVWARKSLAEYLDSEELFLITKQGFEFYEANYGHPYPFRKYDQIFCPEYNAGAMEHPGNVTLVESYVFRTKPTGAMIDRRIITILHEQAHMWFGDLVTMKWWDDLWLNESFAEYMSHLAAVANTRLTDAWTTFLTSEKSWATSEDQLPSTHPIAADVVDLETVLINFDGITYGKGASVLKQLAAWVGLDEFLAGVRSYIAKYAWGNATLADLLTELEAASGRDLSEWTKLWLGESGVNIFTPEVKVAADGTIESLTLIQESDGRSSLRPHRMAVGGFDVVDGKLTRVLSTELDVDGERTEVAEFAGKNRPGLILVNDYDYAYGKFRLDQESLAFAVENLDKFAVQDHLARTSVLLSAWDMCRDGLMPASAYVDIALRALPDETDGTVLRYTLAQVNTAVNLYSSLENRDGLRSKAAAVLFDILATSVAGSDHQLQIAGAAMRAAESEEQLAQIAGWLEGARVPSGFEVDAEQRWLIIVALAAAGQIGEAEIAAEFDRDATSYGQIYSAQARGALADPTVRESVWSDITGQDVSNTVQRNLCLGIMRSSAESMVPFAERYYADAEAQWNDHTVEIAKNMLEYAYPIQLAGRTDLGVDIVELGHTWLAEHKDAAAACIRLVSEQVDRAERAVRAQAADKN
- a CDS encoding PTS sugar transporter subunit IIA, with the translated sequence MTGLVLVAPVSGDVVPMANVPDPVFSAGLVGPGAAIEPFQGGLTVVAPCDGTIVKSKPHGIVIRTDAGVGVLVHLGIDTIRLDGAGFTTLVREGQYVTAGQPIVLWNTSVAVEAGYALCSPLIVMGVKPEAVSVIAQAPKVEGGKPFLSVATVDSSQEPDLGGV
- the cysK gene encoding cysteine synthase A gives rise to the protein MANIYENATTLVGNTPLVKINNLGEENGATVLAKLEFYNPANSVKDRIAVAIIDAAEESGQLTHGGTIVEATSGNTGIGLAWVGAVRGYKVILTMPSSMSKERRALLRAFGAELVLTEPAGGMKGAVEKANEIVAATPGAILASQFANEANPAIHEKTTGEEIWADTDGKIDYFVAGVGTGGTITGAGRALRRHNPDVKLVVVEPAESPLLSEGKAGPHKIQGIGANFVPDVLDTDLYDEVIAIPSDDAIATARDAATKEGLLVGISSGAALNAALQIAKRPEAAGKTIVAIVPDFGERYLSTPLFEGLLD
- a CDS encoding glucose PTS transporter subunit EIIB; translated protein: MNIDASNLLAGLGGAPNVLDVEACITRLRVEVNDPASVDEDALRKAGAFGVVLQDSVVQVVVGPVADDLTDEINELRKD
- a CDS encoding ribose-5-phosphate isomerase — its product is MRVHIATDHAGFELKEFLVPQLQSAGYEVVDHGSDVYDSLDDYPTTCIPCAEAVAADPGSLGIVLGGSGNGEQISANKVAGIRSILAWNKETAQLGREHNNANVISIGARMHQPEEALEFVLAFLETPFSGDPRHQRRIDLISAYEEQR
- a CDS encoding M13 family metallopeptidase, with the protein product MTISDKHLAAVLSGADPTVRPQDDLFRAVNGAWLDSHEIPSDLASDGSFMALVIQAEEQVRTIIEEIAESRPTSGEPAQIAGLFNSWMDTEKADALGTAPLKPDLELVDSADTKDALARAIGTLMPTGVGSFYGLDVDSDLNDPTRYITFLYQSGIGLPDEAYYREPQFAEVLGKYKDFMISFLALGYGLSEEQAREAASTVFGIEEQIAAKHMSVVDSRDTDKINNLMTFSAFAESAVGFNWSEALRASGFTDEKLAEVLVLNPDALRGAAEVWATAELEDLKAYTKWRILRSRASYLTTEIDKASFDFYGRVLSGTAEQRERWKRGIQLVNGSLGEAVGKIYVDRHFPPEHKEKMRLLVEDLLEAYRRSIGSLDWMGEATKAKALEKVDSFNLKIGYPDKWLDYSSMTIGTDLTENIRQVTRFEFNRAINKLGKPVDRSEWFMSPQTVNAYYNPTWNEIVFPAAILQFPFFDPERDDALNYGGIGAVIGHEIGHGFDDQGSKYSADGSLKNWWTDQDRGEFEKRTTALVAQYDVYIPEQFEGEAAHHVQGALTLGENIGDLGGLSIGLKAYGVALEREGLTLETAPSIEGWTGIQRVFLSYARIWQEKRRTELLQTLIATDPHSPAEFRCNGVVKNVDAFATAFDLTEGDALYLPPEERVRIW
- the epsC gene encoding serine O-acetyltransferase EpsC, which encodes MGGRFHRFMKTLHQDLQAARDHDPAARSNVEVALGYPGVHAVWAYRIAHAVWVHYPAFKLPARLFSQFVRAMTGIEIHPGATIGPRLFIDHGMGVVIGETAELGADCMLYHGVTLGGTSLKATKRHPTLGDDVVVGAGAKVLGPILIGDGARIGANAVVVHDVPAHATAVGVPAKNREPAPTGFWIDPAIYI